The Temnothorax longispinosus isolate EJ_2023e chromosome 4, Tlon_JGU_v1, whole genome shotgun sequence genome has a window encoding:
- the LOC139812090 gene encoding uncharacterized protein: MWDALCTVHEQKSASNKLYLMQKFHEYRMAPGDSMVQHVAKVKNMAQQLRDLGGAVDDTTVMAKILASLAPKYSAFRTVWDNIEETRQTVDNLTERLIREKARMETGDGSAEALAVMKNSAGKNNKKDGNKNRRSKKTV; this comes from the coding sequence ATGTGGGATGCTCTGTGCACAGTACATGAGCAGAAATCAGCATCAAACAAGCTGTATTTAATGCAGAAGTTCCACGAGTACAGGATGGCGCCGGGAGACTCGATGGTGCAGCACGTGGCTAAAGTAAAAAACATGGCGCAGCAGCTACGTGATCTCGGCGGAGCAGTGGATGATACCACTGTAATGGCAAAAATTCTAGCCAGTCTAGCTCCGAAATACAGTGCGTTTCGTACGGTATGGGACAACATCGAGGAAACGAGACAAACAGTCGATAATTTGACTGAGCGACTCATCCGTGAGAAAGCTCGAATGGAGACAGGAGATGGCTCCGCAGAAGCGTTAGCTGTGATGAAGAATAGTGCTGGAAAGAATAACAAAAAGGACGGAAACAAGAACAGGCGTTCGAAGAAAACAGTATAG
- the LOC139812088 gene encoding uncharacterized protein, which yields MADAKAVSVPADPHAILELVENEKEVENRSPYREAVGSLMFLSVVSRPDIAYAVNTVAKFLNKHNETHWRTVKQIFAYLNGSRDLGIIYSSGGKETNLVGYCDANYADDPEMRCSTSGYAFNFANGLVTWSSQRQRMVTLSTTEAEYVAAAAAAKENI from the coding sequence ATGGCCGATGCGAAGGCAGTGAGCGTTCCTGCTGATCCTCATGCGATTTTAGAACTGGTGGAAAACGAGAAAGAAGTCGAGAATAGGTCGCCTTATCGAGAGGCAGTAGGTTCGCTTATGTTTTTGTCAGTGGTGTCTCGCCCTGACATCGCGTATGCGGTCAATACGGTCGCGAAATTTCTAAACAAACACAACGAGACACATTGGAGGACCGTGAAACAAATCTTCGCTTATTTGAATGGAAGTAGAGATCTGGGAATAATATACAGTAGCGGGGGAAAAGAGACAAACCTCGTGGGGTATTGCGACGCCAATTACGCGGACGATCCCGAAATGCGTTGTTCAACTTCAGGTTACGCGTTTAATTTCGCGAATGGTTTAGTCACGTGGTCAAGTCAGAGACAGAGAATGGTAACGCTTAGTACTACCGAAGCGGAGTATGTTGCTGCAGCGGCAGCagcgaaagaaaatatttga